The nucleotide sequence GAAGCACCAGACCATTACGAACAACTGACTGACGCGAAGGGTAAGAAGAAAGGAAATATAGCCATAAAAGATCTTTTCAATAAGGTTCCTATAGGAGTTGCTAAACTAAAAAAGTTAGAAAAAAACAGGGATGCTGGCATACTAATGCATATTTCTTCACTGCCGTCAGCCTTTGGAACAGGAGATTTTGGCCCAGAAGCACAAAAATTTGCAGACTTTTTGGCCAGAAGTCGGCAAAAGTACTGGCAAATACTCCCTTTAAACCCAACCGAAGAAGGAACAGGCTACTCCCCATACAGCTCTATTTCTAGTATGGCAGGAAATACCCTTTTGCTAAGCCCTGAGCTTATGGCAGAAGATGGTTTGATAAAAAAGGAGAAGCTGAAGCAGTTTAAGATCCCAACTTCTGAAACTGCCAATTTCCCAAAAGCCGAAAAAATTAGGAAAGTACTGTTCAAAAAAGCATGGAAAAATTTCCAGAAAGGTAAAGCACCGCACCTAAAACCGGAATTTGAAGCGTTTTGTGCCAAAGAAGCTTTCTGGCTTGACGATTTTGCACTATACCTTGCCATTAAAGATGCACACAAAGGAAAAGCATGGTTTCAATGGCCTGAAGCTTTGAAAAAAAGAGATAAACGAACACTGGAAGAATTTGCAGAAGAAAACCAAGAGGTATTGGAAAAGATCAAATGGTTCCAATATATGTTTATCAGGCAATGGAAACACCTAAAAGCCTACTGCAACAAGCAAGATATTCACCTATTTGGCGACCTCCCCTTCTATGTCAGCTACGACTCTGCTGATGTTTGGGCGCATCCAGGCATTTTCAGCCTTGACGAGGAAGGCAATATCAAAGGTGTTGCCGGAGTACCACCAGATTATTTCAACGCCAACGGGCAATTGTGGGGCATGCCTGTCTTTAAATGGGAAGTACTCAAGCAAAGAAACTATGACTGGTGGATACAGCGCCTAAGAAAAAACATGGAGCTGTATGACTTTCTGAGACTAGACCATTTTCGTGCTTTTGCCGACTACTGGGAAGTGCCTGCGGGCGAAGAAACAGCCATAAACGGTACTTGGAAAGATGGTCCGGGAAAAGATTTCTTTGAAGCTGTCAAAAAAGCGCTCGGAGACCTGCCATTTATTGCGGAGGACTTAGGTGATATCAATGAACTGGTGCACAACCTTAGGGACGACCTGAAATTGCCGGGCATGAAAGTACTACAGTTTGCTTTTGGCGATGACTTACCGGAATCCATATACATACCACACAACTATACCCCTCTGTATATAGCATACACCGGGACACATGACAACAATACTACCAAAGGATGGTTCAGGCAAGATGCAGGAAGCATTGAGCGTAAAAACATGGAGAAATATACTGGTATAAAAGTAACAGATGACAATGTACATGAAGTACTAGCCAGGTTGGCCTATTCGTCAGTAGCAAAAACCGCAATTTTACCCATTCAGGACGTGCTGGGGCTGGACGAACAAGCAAGGATGAACATTCCGGCATCTGTAGAGAAAAACTGGCTCTGGAGGCTTAAAAAAGGTGCCTTAAAACCTTCTATAGAAAAAAAGCTTAGAAATTGGACTAGAACCTTTAACAGATAGGCAAATACATCATTGATGATATGATGGCAACTGACCATCATATCATCAGCTTAACTATCAATGATCCCATAAATTATGCTCCTCTTCTAAAAGTTCATCCTGCGCCCATTCAGATGCCTCTACCCCCTTGCTTGGATCTCCCCCATACATATCTATCAAATAAGAGCCTGCAGGGTTTGAAACACTTAACAAATAAGAACTAAACAGCCTTAGTTCAAATGCTTCCGCCAAATTTTTATGCTGGCTATCATTCTGGGCATTAAACCATATCGCCTCAGGATTGTCCCTAAAAAGCTCCTCAACTAACTCTTTATAGCTAAAGGAAGCTACAGGTTGCAAAATCTGCTTCACGTTTGCCGGATGGTCAGCAGGCACGTAAATAGTGATAGCGATAATATGATAAGACTTTAGCGAATGCTCTTTATCAAATACAACCTCCTCTTTTAACTCCAACTGGTAAAGATCTGAAGGAAGATAATATTGTGTTTCTTCCATGTGCAAAAACGAAGAGTCGCCCATTTCCAGCATCATTTCCTTTTCCTCTTCGGTATACTCAGGTTCAGCTCCTGGAATGGTTAGATTTTCCTGAAACTCTTCTAAAGAAAGTTTTTTTGTCAGGGAGTCATTTTGATAAGCAGTGACCGTGCCTTCTTTTACTGCATTGATCAATAATTTGGTAATTTCCCTGTTTTTCCCAAACATGGGTCTGTTCTGTCTTTCACGCAGATCAATGCCTCTAACTACCGTTTTCCTATGCATGATATCAGATTCATGGACAGGCCTATAGGCCCATTTATTAACGCCATTTTCATACATAGAATCTACGACACTCTGGGCTTCAACACCAAATGCGCAAAATAAAAAAACAACAACCGAATATATAGACTTCATATCAATTCCCTCTTTTAAATATAAAAGATAAAGGAACCGATATGTTTACAGCAGGAAAATACAAAGGTACAGACATAATGCAACACCAATATTAAGTCACTATAAAACAATAAATTACAAACAAGCCTTAGAATAACCATATCCCTATGCGCAGAACCGTCACCACTTAAACTTTTGCCGTTCAAGACCAATAAAAAGAGAGGTTAAGCCTTAAGAACCTAACCTCTATATTCTTTTTGCTTTACACTGTTTTTATGGTGCAGGAATGGAAAACCGCTCGTGTACCCCTTCTATCTCTTCTAATACAGAATCGTCTAGTTTTACATGAATAGAGCCTATATTTTCTTTTAATTGCTGCATGGTAGTAGCACCAATAATATTTGAAGTGACAAAAGGCCTTTGGTTTACAAAAGCTAAGGCCATAGATGCAGGGCTTAACCCATGTTTTTCAGCAATTTCAACATAGGATTGGGCAGCCTTTTCAACCTGAGGCTTATTATACCTCTGCATTTTAGGGAAAAGGTTTAATCTAGACCTTTCATCTGCGGTATTTTTAAGGTATTTGCCTGATAAAACACCAAAAGCCATGGGCGAATAAGCCAACATAGCGATATTTTCTCTTGTAACAATCTCGGAAAGGCCTACTTCAAAACTTCTATTCAACAAATTATAAGGGTTTTGAATACTCACAACAGGAGGAAGCCCCTGTACTGCGGCCAAATGTAGACACCTCATGAGCCCCCATGGTGTTTCATTGGACAATCCCACATGCCTGATCTTGCCTTCTTTTTGAAACCTCTGTAAAACCGTCAATACTTCTTGAAAATTATCTTCCCATTCATCCTCTTTATGAACGAAGCCTAGTTTACCAAAACAGTTGGTTTTCCGCTCAGGCCAATGAAGCTGATAAAGGTCGATATAATCAGTCTGAAGCCTCTTGAGAGAACCCTCTAGGGCTTTAGTAAGGTGGTCAGGCGCAAAAGAAGGGACGTTCCTTATATAAGCAAGCCCTGGATTGGGACCTGTAGCCTTACTGGCCACAATAACTTTATCACGTATCCCCCTTTTTTTAAGCCATGTCCCAATGTATTTTTCAGTAAGGCCTTGGGTCTCTTTTTTTCCTGGCACAGGATACATTTCAGCAGTATCAATAAAATTGATTCCTTGAGAAACAGCATAATCAAGCTGCTCATGCGCATCCTCTTCCGAATTCTGCTCCCCAAAGGTCATCGTTCCCATACAAATACGGCTAACACTGATATCCGTATTTCCAAGTTTCCGGTATTCCATAAAAAATGATCAATTTAATATTATACATCATTCACTCAGCCAAAAAGTCAATAATAATGGCGGCTGCAAGTAGAAAATTAATCATAAATATGGAAAAAATAAGGATAATATGCCCAATTCTTTTCTTCATAAGCCTTTTTATGAAAAACCTAACGGTAACCAAGAATGTTAAGCAGCATATTCTGAAAAATACATACACAGTGAGAAAAGCTATAACCTTCTGAATATTTGCACTAAATCCCCTGTTTACAAAAGGAAACCCCATCGGCGGAAAAGAGACTTCCAGACTTTTACCTACCTACTTTTATGCCATTAGGAGAAAAAACGCCTAAATAACCTAAACCAACACCCCAAAAGCTACAAACAGAAAACTTACCCACCAAACACAACAAAACAATATTAATTTCCTTTTGTAAATTATCAAAACAGGAAGTTTACATTTTTAAACTAAAACACTTTAATACACTGCTACACAACAATTTAAACAATTTACAATTGTAATCATAATTGTAAATTGTTTAAATTGTTGGAAAAATGGTACTGGTAATAGCTCTTCGTTATATTCTGAAACATATTCAGTAAAATACATTAAAGGTAAATGATAGGCAATATGGCTGTTTTCTTGCTACTGCATCAAGTTAAACCATCACGAAAAGGCTGCAAAAGGAAGGCAAAATCACCTCAAAAGACACGCATCAACTTGTTTACACCTGTAATCACACATGTAAATAGTTTTATTCTAAAATAACTTACCCTAAACAGTAACTAACTATAATACAATGCTTTAGTCACTAAATATTGCTTTATTTGGGCTAATTTTACAGTTTACATTTGTAATTACATTTGTAAATCACGGTTTAACTTTGTATAATTGCGTTATAGTTACTCTTGATACATGGATTTATACATTTGTAAACACAAATGGACACTACAAAAAGGATAAAGAAAATAATAGAGCACTTTGAACTCAGTCCTTCTGTTTTCGCAGATGAAATTGAGGTTCAACGCTCTAGCATCTCCCATATACTGTCTGGGAGAAA is from Cytophagaceae bacterium ABcell3 and encodes:
- the gldN gene encoding gliding motility protein GldN → MKSIYSVVVFLFCAFGVEAQSVVDSMYENGVNKWAYRPVHESDIMHRKTVVRGIDLRERQNRPMFGKNREITKLLINAVKEGTVTAYQNDSLTKKLSLEEFQENLTIPGAEPEYTEEEKEMMLEMGDSSFLHMEETQYYLPSDLYQLELKEEVVFDKEHSLKSYHIIAITIYVPADHPANVKQILQPVASFSYKELVEELFRDNPEAIWFNAQNDSQHKNLAEAFELRLFSSYLLSVSNPAGSYLIDMYGGDPSKGVEASEWAQDELLEEEHNLWDH
- a CDS encoding NADP(H)-dependent aldo-keto reductase; protein product: MEYRKLGNTDISVSRICMGTMTFGEQNSEEDAHEQLDYAVSQGINFIDTAEMYPVPGKKETQGLTEKYIGTWLKKRGIRDKVIVASKATGPNPGLAYIRNVPSFAPDHLTKALEGSLKRLQTDYIDLYQLHWPERKTNCFGKLGFVHKEDEWEDNFQEVLTVLQRFQKEGKIRHVGLSNETPWGLMRCLHLAAVQGLPPVVSIQNPYNLLNRSFEVGLSEIVTRENIAMLAYSPMAFGVLSGKYLKNTADERSRLNLFPKMQRYNKPQVEKAAQSYVEIAEKHGLSPASMALAFVNQRPFVTSNIIGATTMQQLKENIGSIHVKLDDSVLEEIEGVHERFSIPAP